The following proteins are co-located in the Cydia pomonella isolate Wapato2018A chromosome 19, ilCydPomo1, whole genome shotgun sequence genome:
- the LOC133528310 gene encoding dihydrolipoyllysine-residue succinyltransferase component of 2-oxoglutarate dehydrogenase complex, mitochondrial-like: MEKPGALISSKLVLKKFYVFDRYVKKEGDAVAMDEVVMEIETDKTALPVMSPGHGKLVRYLVKEGEAIKSQQPCFIVDVTGVAPAAAPAAAPAPAAAPAAAPAPAAAPAPAAAPAAAPAPAAAPVVSKVAAKAKVAAGPTLAAQRLTDPTKTISGTRTEHPVPMNKMRLRIAQRLKEAQNTTAMLTTFNECDMSKLMEYRKANLAAFTKKYGVKLSFMSPFLKASANALLDQPVINAVIIDGNIVYRDFVDISVAVATPRGLVVPVLRNVESMDYPKIELTINGIAEKARNGKLTPADMQGGTFTISNGGVFGSLLSMPIINLPQSAILGMHAIFQRPVAVGKKIEIRPMMYLALSYDHRLIDGREAVLFLRKVKSGVEDPTSILAGM, from the exons atggaaaagccgGGGGCCCTTATCTCAAGTAAACTTGTTTTAAAGAAATTTTATGTCTTTGACAGATACGTAAAGAAAGAAGGTGACGCAGTAGCCATGGATGAAGTCGTGATGGAGATTGAAACAGACAAGACAGCGCTTCCAGTCATGTCGCCAGGGCATGGGAAGCTCGTGAGGTACTTGGTGAAAGAAGGTGAAGCTATCAAGTCACAACAGCCTTGTTTTATA GTAGACGTGACCGGCGTGGCGCCCGCggccgcccccgccgccgcgcccgcgcccgccgcagCACCCGCggccgcccccgcccccgctgccgcgcccgcgcccgctgcAGCGCCTGCCGCCGCTCCGGCGCCAGCCGCAGCCCCGGTTGTGTCGAAGGTCGCAGCCAAAGCCAAAGTAGCTGCGGGACCTACT tTAGCCGCGCAACGTCTCACAGACCCTACGAAGACGATATCAGGCACGCGCACCGAGCATCCCGTGCCTATGAATAAGATGCGTTTGCGCATCGCACAGCGGCTCAAGGAAGCACAGAACACGACGGCCATGCTTACTACCTTTAACGAGTGTGATATGAG CAAGCTCATGGAGTACCGCAAGGCCAACCTAGCCGCGTTCACGAAGAAGTACGGCGTGAAGCTCTCCTTCATGTCTCCGTTCCTGAAGGCTTCTGCCAATGCGTTGCTGGACCAGCCCGTCATCAACGCGGTCATTATAGACGGCAATATCGTTTACAG GGACTTCGTAGACATCTCTGTAGCCGTGGCAACGCCGCGAGGTTTGGTAGTGCCGGTACTAAGAAACGTGGAGTCCATGGATTACCCGAAGATAGAGCTCACCATAAACGGAATCGCGGAAAAGGCGAGAAACG GCAAACTGACTCCAGCGGACATGCAAGGCGGCACGTTCACGATCAGCAACGGCGGCGTGTTCGGCTCTCTGCTGTCCATGCCCATCATCAACCTGCCGCAGTCCGCCATCCTAGGCATGCACGCCATTTTCCAGCGGCCTGTCGCTGTCGGGAAAAAG ATTGAAATCAGGCCCATGATGTACCTGGCACTGTCCTACGATCACAGACTCATCGACGGTCGCGAAGCCGTGCTCTTCCTCCGGAAGGTCAAATCAGGAGTCGAAGACCCAACGTCCATCCTCGCTGGAATGTAG